From a region of the Lactuca sativa cultivar Salinas chromosome 4, Lsat_Salinas_v11, whole genome shotgun sequence genome:
- the LOC111918946 gene encoding protein CDI: MSVESVKTIDVNGDSVSSNGYSKKPCRIYVGYDPKEDVAYEVCRYSILKRSSIPVEIIPIKQSELREKKYFWRERGKLESTEFSFTRFLTPFLAGYEGWAMFVDCDFLYLGDIKELFDLVDEKYAVMCVQHDYTPKETTKMDGAVQTLYPRKNWSSMVLYNCGHPKNKVLTPEIVNKESGAFLHRFQWLEDDEIGSVPFVWNFLVGHNRVEKDDPNTFPKAIHYTLGGPWFEAWKDCEFGDLWLSELEECEKVKKSENVE, from the coding sequence ATGTCGGTGGAATCTGTAAAAACCATCGACGTTAATGGTGATTCTGTTTCAAGCAATGGCTATTCCAAGAAACCGTGCAGGATCTACGTCGGTTACGATCCAAAAGAAGATGTGGCGTACGAGGTTTGTCGGTACTCGATCCTCAAGCGATCTTCGATCCCCGTTGAGATCATCCCCATCAAGCAATCTGAATTGCGAGAGAAAAAATACTTTTGGCGTGAACGTGGGAAGCTCGAAAGCACCGAGTTCTCGTTTACGCGATTCCTGACTCCATTTTTGGCTGGATATGAAGGTTGGGCCATGTTCGTGGACTGTGATTTCCTCTACCTTGGCGACATCAAGGAATTGTTTGATCTGGTGGATGAAAAGTACGCTGTGATGTGCGTCCAACACGATTACACCCCAAAAGAAACCACGAAAATGGATGGTGCAGTGCAGACTCTTTACCCCCGAAAGAATTGGTCTTCAATGGTGTTGTATAATTGCGGCCACCCAAAAAACAAGGTTTTGACGCCGGAGATCGTCAACAAAGAATCAGGTGCGTTTCTGCATAGGTTTCAGTGGTTGGAGGATGACGAAATCGGTTCTGTTCCTTTTGTTTGGAATTTTCTTGTGGGTCATAATCGGGTAGAGAAGGATGACCCGAATACATTCCCAAAAGCAATACATTACACTCTAGGAGGGCCATGGTTTGAGGCCTGGAAAGATTGCGAGTTTGGGGATTTGTGGTTGAGTGAACTGGAGGAGTGTGAGAAGGTCAAAAAATCTGAGAATGTGGAGTAA